A section of the Phaseolus vulgaris cultivar G19833 chromosome 8, P. vulgaris v2.0, whole genome shotgun sequence genome encodes:
- the LOC137826383 gene encoding cuscuta receptor 1-like isoform X2, whose translation MKMKSVTLFFLFFLLLEALCCEGCLKEEREALLGLSSFSSNVHTDCCEWEGVECNSSTGRVVQLEFFPSYLIQQRYINYSDFSVFIDLKKLWFWNGNTVGCVGGEGLPNLEILYIIGNNLNNAASIVSCLEGLPSLKSLGLVDNGFNASSFRVFKTLSSKLPNLEVLDISGNYLTNHILSSLEGFSSLKELNLRKTGLNSDIHIEALCSKLRNLKALDLSENNFNQSDIGSALSGLSSLKSLDLGNSGLTLRSILNISKLSSLEFLDLNDNGLKESKNIFWRIKGKDGFKWPSNLQELWLSGNTLTDEFLSSLSGLPLLRFLDLTNNQLKGELNTNGLSTLSSLTNLDLSYNSIHYFVADQGSKSLSRLDVLQLNGNMIDGKKLKESLQALSLSIKHLHMSSNNFKGTILAKDFHDLKNLEGLRLDGSNNIENEFFKSIGNLTSLKALSLSYCQINDTLPAADWSKLKKLEELYLIQNGFEGFLPISFINMTSLRILELSHNHFIGHFDSNIATLTSLEHFGFTENQFEIPVSFTPFANHSNLQVIHGKGNKVRLDSQHSLQTWIPKFQLQELRMSSTIMTSSFQLPKFLLYQTNLTSLDFSSLKLKGGFPHWLLENNTKLTEVVFENCSLTGTMQIPLRPVRELWSIDVSNNIIIGEIPSKNISSIYPKLRYLNMSKNYMRGSISREFGRMKLHSLDLSNNQLSGEIPEDIFEARHQLKFLRLSNNKLEGPIFTIPTKLEILSLNDNNFSGRLSSNIFNTSIVSLDVSNNHLVGKISSLLKNLSGLSELRMSNNNFEGFIPLELTQLEDLKYLDLSQNNLIGLLPSFRNSSVKYIHLSNNHLTGFSKKMFIENSSLVMLDLSHNEISGGIQDMIEDLSYSKLKFLLLKGNHITGDIPKQLCQLIDLTMLDLSDNKFSGEIPHCLGTMPFDNKNLDPLLKASKGRFFAEESISQAPLPSSEHKKEKASFTSKRSTYTYIGSILAYMSGIDLSHNKLKGNIPYELGKLTRIRALNLSHNNLIGQIPYSFSNLVQTESLDLSFNKLSGEIPSNLIILTSLEVLSVAHNNLSGPLPEQKNQFATFDESSYESNPFLCGPPLPKSCHPAPRVIPNDLDFDKDNDMLVDMYVFSVSFVVSYTLALLATATTLYINPYWRQAWFYYMELVTLNCYYFIMDNFL comes from the exons atgaagatgaagagtgTAACACTATTTttcctctttttccttttattgGAAGCTCTTTGCTGTGAAGGATGTTTGAAGGAAGAGAGAGAAGCACTTCTGGGCCTATCTTCTTTCTCTTCGAACGTTCACACAGATTGCTGTGAATGGGAAGGAGTGGAATGCAACTCGTCCACAGGGAGGGTGGTCCAACTCGAATTCTTCCCGTCCTATTTGATCCAACAACGATATATTAATTACTCGGATTTTTCTGTCTTCATAGATTTGAAGAAGCTCTGGTTTTGGAATGGTAATACAGTTGGTTGTGTGGGGGGTGAAG GCTTGCCAAATCTGGAGATCCTTTACATCATTGGTAACAATCTGAATAATGCTGCCAGCATTGTATCTTGTTTGGAGGGCCTTCCATCTCTTAAGTCTCTTGGTTTAGTTGATAACGGGTTCAATGCATCTTCATTCCGCG TTTTCAAAACTCTGTCATCAAAGCTGCCTAATCTGGAGGTCCTTGACATAAGTGGTAATTATTTAACCAATCACATCTTGTCATCCCTCGAGGGATTCTCATCTTTGAAGGAACTGAATTTGCGGAAAACTGGATTGAACTCGGATATTCACATTGAAG CTTTATGCTCAAAATTGAGGAATCTTAAGGCCCTTGACTTGTCAGAAAACAACTTCAACCAGAGTGATATTGGGTCTGCTCTTAGTGGACTCTCATCACTCAAGTCCTTAGATTTAGGAAACAGTGGATTGACTTTGAGATCAATTTTAA ATATTTCGAAATTGAGTTCTTTGGAGTTCCTTGACTTAAATGATAACGGGTTGAAGGAATCTAAGAATATCTTTTGGCGTATAAAAG GAAAAGATGGATTTAAATGGCCATCCAATTTACAAGAGTTATGGCTGAGTGGGAATACATTGACTGACGAATTTCTCTCATCTCTAAGTGGTCTTCCACTTCTCAGATTTCTTGATTTAACCAACAATCAACTAAAAGGAGAGTTAAATACAAATG gaTTATCGACTTTGTCCAGTCTGACGAATCTTGATCTGAGCTATAATAGTATCCATTATTTTGTGGCCGATCAAg GATCAAAAAGTCTAAGTAGATTGGATGTCCTTCAGTTAAATGGGAATATGATAGATGGAAAGAAGTTAAAGGAGTCATTACAAGCTTTATCATTATCCATTAAACATCTTCATATGTCTTCCAATAACTTTAAAGGAACTATTTTAGCTAAAG ATTTTCATGATTTAAAAAATCTAGAAGGTTTGAGATTGGACGGAAGTAATAACATAGAGAATGAATTTTTCAAAAGTATTGGAAATTTGACGTCCTTAAAAGCTCTGTCTCTTTCATACTGTCAGATAAATGACACCCTTCCTGCTGCtg ATTGGTCTAAGCTGAAGAAGTTAGAAGAGTTATATCTAATACAAAATGGATTTGAAGGATTTCTTCCCATATCTTTCATTAACATGACATCTCTTCGGATATTGGAACTTTCTCATAATCACTTCATAGGACATTTTGATTCTAACATTGCAACCCTTACATCACTTGAACATTTTGGTTTTACAGAAAACCAATTTGAGATTCCTGTTTCTTTTACACCATTTGCAAATCATTCAAACCTTCAGGTCATCCATGGTAAAGGCAACAAAGTTAGATTGGACTCACAACACAGTTTGCAAACTTGGATTCCAAAATTTCAGTTACAAGAGCTTAGAATGTCTTCAACCATTATGACTAGTTCTTTCCAGCTTCCCAAATTTCTTCTTTATCAAACAAATTTAACTAGTCTAGATTTCAGTAGTTTGAAGTTGAAAGGAGGGTTTCCTCACTGGTTGTTAGAAAACAACACGAAATTGACTGAAGTTGTTTTTGAAAATTGTTCTTTAACTGGTACTATGCAAATACCATTGCGTCCCGTTCGTGAGTTATGGAGTATTGATGTGTCTAACAATATCATAATTGGTGAAATCCCAAGCAAGAATATCAGTTCTATTTATCCAAAATTGAGATATTTAAACATGTCTAAAAATTACATGCGAGGTTCAATTTCTCGTGAGTTTGGCCGAATGAAGTTGCATTCGTTGGATCtttcaaacaaccaattgtcAGGAGAAATACCAGAGGACATATTTGAAGCTAGGCACCAACTTAAATTCTTGAGACTTTCAAATAATAAGTTGGAGGGACCCATTTTTACAATACCCACTAAATTGGAGATTTTATCATTGAATGATAATAACTTTAGTGGTAGACTTTCTAGCAACATTTTTAACACATCCATAGTCTCATTGGATGTAAGCAATAATCATTTGGTAGGAAAGATTTCAAGTCTTCTGAAAAATTTGTCAGGATTATCAGAACTTCGTATGTCCAATAACAACTTTGAAGGATTCATTCCATTAGAATTAACACAACTTGAAGATCTAAAATATTTAGATCTCTCCCAAAATAATTTGATTGGTCTTCTACCATCATTTCGAAATTCTTCTGTGAAATATATCCATTTGAGCAATAATCATTTAACAGGATTTTCCAAAAAAATGTTcattgaaaactcttctttagtgATGCTAGACCTTAGTCACAACGAAATATCTGGTGGCATTCAGGATATGATTGAAGACCTCAGTTATTCAAAGTTGAAATTTCTCCTTTTAAAAGGTAATCATATCACTGGTGATATACCTAAGCAGTTATGTCAGTTGATAGATTTAACCATGCTTGATCTTTCCGACAATAAATTTTCGGGAGAAATTCCTCATTGTTTGGGGACAATGCCTTTTGACAATAAGAATCTTGATCCTTTATTAAAAGCATCCAAGGGAAGGTTTTTTGCTGAAGAATCTATATCTCAAGCACCATTACCATCATCAGAGCATAAGAAAGAGAAAGCAAGTTTCACTTCAAAGAGAAGTACCTATACTTACATAGGAAGCATCCTTGCCTATATGTCTGGAATTGACTTATCTCATAATAAACTAAAGGGGAATATCCCGTATGAGCTTGGAAAATTGACAAGAATTCGAGCATTGAACTTGTCCCATAATAATTTGATTGGACAAATTCCATATTCGTTTTCCAATTTGGTGCAAACAGAGAGTTTAGATCTTTCTTTTAACAAGTTGAGTGGTGAAATTCCTTCTAACCTCATTATCCTAACCTCACTGGAAGTGTTAAGTGTGGCACACAACAACTTATCGGGCCCACTACCAgaacaaaaaaatcaatttgcaaCATTTGATGAGAGTAGCTATGAGAGTAACCCATTTCTTTGTGGACCTCCATTACCAAAGAGTTGTCATCCAGCTCCTAGAGTTATTCCAAATGACTTGGATTTTGACAAAGACAATGATATGTTGGTGGACATGTATGTCTTTTCTGTGAGCTTTGTTGTGTCGTACACATTAGCATTGTTAGCAACTGCAACAACTTTATACATCAATCCCTATTGGAGGCAAGCATGGTTTTACTACATGGAATTGGTCACTTTAAATTGTTACTATTTTATTATGGATAATTTTTTGTAG
- the LOC137826383 gene encoding cuscuta receptor 1-like isoform X1, which translates to MKMKSVTLFFLFFLLLEALCCEGCLKEEREALLGLSSFSSNVHTDCCEWEGVECNSSTGRVVQLEFFPSYLIQQRYINYSDFSVFIDLKKLWFWNGNTVGCVGGEGLPNLEILYIIGNNLNNAASIVSCLEGLPSLKSLGLVDNGFNASSFRVFKTLSSKLPNLEVLDISGNYLTNHILSSLEGFSSLKELNLRKTGLNSDIHIEALCSKLRNLKALDLSENNFNQSDIGSALSGLSSLKSLDLGNSGLTLRSILNISKLSSLEFLDLNDNGLKESKNIFWRIKGKDGFKWPSNLQELWLSGNTLTDEFLSSLSGLPLLRFLDLTNNQLKGELNTNENDSFKWPTNLQEIWLTYNSLSNKFVSSLSGLPRLQFLDLSYNQLKGTINISGLSTLSSLTNLDLSYNSIHYFVADQGSKSLSRLDVLQLNGNMIDGKKLKESLQALSLSIKHLHMSSNNFKGTILAKDFHDLKNLEGLRLDGSNNIENEFFKSIGNLTSLKALSLSYCQINDTLPAADWSKLKKLEELYLIQNGFEGFLPISFINMTSLRILELSHNHFIGHFDSNIATLTSLEHFGFTENQFEIPVSFTPFANHSNLQVIHGKGNKVRLDSQHSLQTWIPKFQLQELRMSSTIMTSSFQLPKFLLYQTNLTSLDFSSLKLKGGFPHWLLENNTKLTEVVFENCSLTGTMQIPLRPVRELWSIDVSNNIIIGEIPSKNISSIYPKLRYLNMSKNYMRGSISREFGRMKLHSLDLSNNQLSGEIPEDIFEARHQLKFLRLSNNKLEGPIFTIPTKLEILSLNDNNFSGRLSSNIFNTSIVSLDVSNNHLVGKISSLLKNLSGLSELRMSNNNFEGFIPLELTQLEDLKYLDLSQNNLIGLLPSFRNSSVKYIHLSNNHLTGFSKKMFIENSSLVMLDLSHNEISGGIQDMIEDLSYSKLKFLLLKGNHITGDIPKQLCQLIDLTMLDLSDNKFSGEIPHCLGTMPFDNKNLDPLLKASKGRFFAEESISQAPLPSSEHKKEKASFTSKRSTYTYIGSILAYMSGIDLSHNKLKGNIPYELGKLTRIRALNLSHNNLIGQIPYSFSNLVQTESLDLSFNKLSGEIPSNLIILTSLEVLSVAHNNLSGPLPEQKNQFATFDESSYESNPFLCGPPLPKSCHPAPRVIPNDLDFDKDNDMLVDMYVFSVSFVVSYTLALLATATTLYINPYWRQAWFYYMELVTLNCYYFIMDNFL; encoded by the exons atgaagatgaagagtgTAACACTATTTttcctctttttccttttattgGAAGCTCTTTGCTGTGAAGGATGTTTGAAGGAAGAGAGAGAAGCACTTCTGGGCCTATCTTCTTTCTCTTCGAACGTTCACACAGATTGCTGTGAATGGGAAGGAGTGGAATGCAACTCGTCCACAGGGAGGGTGGTCCAACTCGAATTCTTCCCGTCCTATTTGATCCAACAACGATATATTAATTACTCGGATTTTTCTGTCTTCATAGATTTGAAGAAGCTCTGGTTTTGGAATGGTAATACAGTTGGTTGTGTGGGGGGTGAAG GCTTGCCAAATCTGGAGATCCTTTACATCATTGGTAACAATCTGAATAATGCTGCCAGCATTGTATCTTGTTTGGAGGGCCTTCCATCTCTTAAGTCTCTTGGTTTAGTTGATAACGGGTTCAATGCATCTTCATTCCGCG TTTTCAAAACTCTGTCATCAAAGCTGCCTAATCTGGAGGTCCTTGACATAAGTGGTAATTATTTAACCAATCACATCTTGTCATCCCTCGAGGGATTCTCATCTTTGAAGGAACTGAATTTGCGGAAAACTGGATTGAACTCGGATATTCACATTGAAG CTTTATGCTCAAAATTGAGGAATCTTAAGGCCCTTGACTTGTCAGAAAACAACTTCAACCAGAGTGATATTGGGTCTGCTCTTAGTGGACTCTCATCACTCAAGTCCTTAGATTTAGGAAACAGTGGATTGACTTTGAGATCAATTTTAA ATATTTCGAAATTGAGTTCTTTGGAGTTCCTTGACTTAAATGATAACGGGTTGAAGGAATCTAAGAATATCTTTTGGCGTATAAAAG GAAAAGATGGATTTAAATGGCCATCCAATTTACAAGAGTTATGGCTGAGTGGGAATACATTGACTGACGAATTTCTCTCATCTCTAAGTGGTCTTCCACTTCTCAGATTTCTTGATTTAACCAACAATCAACTAAAAGGAGAGTTAAATACAAATG agAATGACAGCTTTAAATGGCCAACGAATTTACAAGAGATATGGCTGACTTACAACAGCTTAAGCAACAAATTTGTTTCATCTCTGAGTGGCCTTCCACGTCTCCAATTCCTAGATTTAAGCTACAATCAACTAAAAGGAACAATAAATATAAGTG gaTTATCGACTTTGTCCAGTCTGACGAATCTTGATCTGAGCTATAATAGTATCCATTATTTTGTGGCCGATCAAg GATCAAAAAGTCTAAGTAGATTGGATGTCCTTCAGTTAAATGGGAATATGATAGATGGAAAGAAGTTAAAGGAGTCATTACAAGCTTTATCATTATCCATTAAACATCTTCATATGTCTTCCAATAACTTTAAAGGAACTATTTTAGCTAAAG ATTTTCATGATTTAAAAAATCTAGAAGGTTTGAGATTGGACGGAAGTAATAACATAGAGAATGAATTTTTCAAAAGTATTGGAAATTTGACGTCCTTAAAAGCTCTGTCTCTTTCATACTGTCAGATAAATGACACCCTTCCTGCTGCtg ATTGGTCTAAGCTGAAGAAGTTAGAAGAGTTATATCTAATACAAAATGGATTTGAAGGATTTCTTCCCATATCTTTCATTAACATGACATCTCTTCGGATATTGGAACTTTCTCATAATCACTTCATAGGACATTTTGATTCTAACATTGCAACCCTTACATCACTTGAACATTTTGGTTTTACAGAAAACCAATTTGAGATTCCTGTTTCTTTTACACCATTTGCAAATCATTCAAACCTTCAGGTCATCCATGGTAAAGGCAACAAAGTTAGATTGGACTCACAACACAGTTTGCAAACTTGGATTCCAAAATTTCAGTTACAAGAGCTTAGAATGTCTTCAACCATTATGACTAGTTCTTTCCAGCTTCCCAAATTTCTTCTTTATCAAACAAATTTAACTAGTCTAGATTTCAGTAGTTTGAAGTTGAAAGGAGGGTTTCCTCACTGGTTGTTAGAAAACAACACGAAATTGACTGAAGTTGTTTTTGAAAATTGTTCTTTAACTGGTACTATGCAAATACCATTGCGTCCCGTTCGTGAGTTATGGAGTATTGATGTGTCTAACAATATCATAATTGGTGAAATCCCAAGCAAGAATATCAGTTCTATTTATCCAAAATTGAGATATTTAAACATGTCTAAAAATTACATGCGAGGTTCAATTTCTCGTGAGTTTGGCCGAATGAAGTTGCATTCGTTGGATCtttcaaacaaccaattgtcAGGAGAAATACCAGAGGACATATTTGAAGCTAGGCACCAACTTAAATTCTTGAGACTTTCAAATAATAAGTTGGAGGGACCCATTTTTACAATACCCACTAAATTGGAGATTTTATCATTGAATGATAATAACTTTAGTGGTAGACTTTCTAGCAACATTTTTAACACATCCATAGTCTCATTGGATGTAAGCAATAATCATTTGGTAGGAAAGATTTCAAGTCTTCTGAAAAATTTGTCAGGATTATCAGAACTTCGTATGTCCAATAACAACTTTGAAGGATTCATTCCATTAGAATTAACACAACTTGAAGATCTAAAATATTTAGATCTCTCCCAAAATAATTTGATTGGTCTTCTACCATCATTTCGAAATTCTTCTGTGAAATATATCCATTTGAGCAATAATCATTTAACAGGATTTTCCAAAAAAATGTTcattgaaaactcttctttagtgATGCTAGACCTTAGTCACAACGAAATATCTGGTGGCATTCAGGATATGATTGAAGACCTCAGTTATTCAAAGTTGAAATTTCTCCTTTTAAAAGGTAATCATATCACTGGTGATATACCTAAGCAGTTATGTCAGTTGATAGATTTAACCATGCTTGATCTTTCCGACAATAAATTTTCGGGAGAAATTCCTCATTGTTTGGGGACAATGCCTTTTGACAATAAGAATCTTGATCCTTTATTAAAAGCATCCAAGGGAAGGTTTTTTGCTGAAGAATCTATATCTCAAGCACCATTACCATCATCAGAGCATAAGAAAGAGAAAGCAAGTTTCACTTCAAAGAGAAGTACCTATACTTACATAGGAAGCATCCTTGCCTATATGTCTGGAATTGACTTATCTCATAATAAACTAAAGGGGAATATCCCGTATGAGCTTGGAAAATTGACAAGAATTCGAGCATTGAACTTGTCCCATAATAATTTGATTGGACAAATTCCATATTCGTTTTCCAATTTGGTGCAAACAGAGAGTTTAGATCTTTCTTTTAACAAGTTGAGTGGTGAAATTCCTTCTAACCTCATTATCCTAACCTCACTGGAAGTGTTAAGTGTGGCACACAACAACTTATCGGGCCCACTACCAgaacaaaaaaatcaatttgcaaCATTTGATGAGAGTAGCTATGAGAGTAACCCATTTCTTTGTGGACCTCCATTACCAAAGAGTTGTCATCCAGCTCCTAGAGTTATTCCAAATGACTTGGATTTTGACAAAGACAATGATATGTTGGTGGACATGTATGTCTTTTCTGTGAGCTTTGTTGTGTCGTACACATTAGCATTGTTAGCAACTGCAACAACTTTATACATCAATCCCTATTGGAGGCAAGCATGGTTTTACTACATGGAATTGGTCACTTTAAATTGTTACTATTTTATTATGGATAATTTTTTGTAG
- the LOC137826383 gene encoding cuscuta receptor 1-like isoform X3 — protein sequence MKMKSVTLFFLFFLLLEALCCEGCLKEEREALLGLSSFSSNVHTDCCEWEGVECNSSTGRVVQLEFFPSYLIQQRYINYSDFSVFIDLKKLWFWNGNTVGCVGGEGLPNLEILYIIGNNLNNAASIVSCLEGLPSLKSLGLVDNGFNASSFRGKDGFKWPSNLQELWLSGNTLTDEFLSSLSGLPLLRFLDLTNNQLKGELNTNENDSFKWPTNLQEIWLTYNSLSNKFVSSLSGLPRLQFLDLSYNQLKGTINISGLSTLSSLTNLDLSYNSIHYFVADQGSKSLSRLDVLQLNGNMIDGKKLKESLQALSLSIKHLHMSSNNFKGTILAKDFHDLKNLEGLRLDGSNNIENEFFKSIGNLTSLKALSLSYCQINDTLPAADWSKLKKLEELYLIQNGFEGFLPISFINMTSLRILELSHNHFIGHFDSNIATLTSLEHFGFTENQFEIPVSFTPFANHSNLQVIHGKGNKVRLDSQHSLQTWIPKFQLQELRMSSTIMTSSFQLPKFLLYQTNLTSLDFSSLKLKGGFPHWLLENNTKLTEVVFENCSLTGTMQIPLRPVRELWSIDVSNNIIIGEIPSKNISSIYPKLRYLNMSKNYMRGSISREFGRMKLHSLDLSNNQLSGEIPEDIFEARHQLKFLRLSNNKLEGPIFTIPTKLEILSLNDNNFSGRLSSNIFNTSIVSLDVSNNHLVGKISSLLKNLSGLSELRMSNNNFEGFIPLELTQLEDLKYLDLSQNNLIGLLPSFRNSSVKYIHLSNNHLTGFSKKMFIENSSLVMLDLSHNEISGGIQDMIEDLSYSKLKFLLLKGNHITGDIPKQLCQLIDLTMLDLSDNKFSGEIPHCLGTMPFDNKNLDPLLKASKGRFFAEESISQAPLPSSEHKKEKASFTSKRSTYTYIGSILAYMSGIDLSHNKLKGNIPYELGKLTRIRALNLSHNNLIGQIPYSFSNLVQTESLDLSFNKLSGEIPSNLIILTSLEVLSVAHNNLSGPLPEQKNQFATFDESSYESNPFLCGPPLPKSCHPAPRVIPNDLDFDKDNDMLVDMYVFSVSFVVSYTLALLATATTLYINPYWRQAWFYYMELVTLNCYYFIMDNFL from the exons atgaagatgaagagtgTAACACTATTTttcctctttttccttttattgGAAGCTCTTTGCTGTGAAGGATGTTTGAAGGAAGAGAGAGAAGCACTTCTGGGCCTATCTTCTTTCTCTTCGAACGTTCACACAGATTGCTGTGAATGGGAAGGAGTGGAATGCAACTCGTCCACAGGGAGGGTGGTCCAACTCGAATTCTTCCCGTCCTATTTGATCCAACAACGATATATTAATTACTCGGATTTTTCTGTCTTCATAGATTTGAAGAAGCTCTGGTTTTGGAATGGTAATACAGTTGGTTGTGTGGGGGGTGAAG GCTTGCCAAATCTGGAGATCCTTTACATCATTGGTAACAATCTGAATAATGCTGCCAGCATTGTATCTTGTTTGGAGGGCCTTCCATCTCTTAAGTCTCTTGGTTTAGTTGATAACGGGTTCAATGCATCTTCATTCCGCG GAAAAGATGGATTTAAATGGCCATCCAATTTACAAGAGTTATGGCTGAGTGGGAATACATTGACTGACGAATTTCTCTCATCTCTAAGTGGTCTTCCACTTCTCAGATTTCTTGATTTAACCAACAATCAACTAAAAGGAGAGTTAAATACAAATG agAATGACAGCTTTAAATGGCCAACGAATTTACAAGAGATATGGCTGACTTACAACAGCTTAAGCAACAAATTTGTTTCATCTCTGAGTGGCCTTCCACGTCTCCAATTCCTAGATTTAAGCTACAATCAACTAAAAGGAACAATAAATATAAGTG gaTTATCGACTTTGTCCAGTCTGACGAATCTTGATCTGAGCTATAATAGTATCCATTATTTTGTGGCCGATCAAg GATCAAAAAGTCTAAGTAGATTGGATGTCCTTCAGTTAAATGGGAATATGATAGATGGAAAGAAGTTAAAGGAGTCATTACAAGCTTTATCATTATCCATTAAACATCTTCATATGTCTTCCAATAACTTTAAAGGAACTATTTTAGCTAAAG ATTTTCATGATTTAAAAAATCTAGAAGGTTTGAGATTGGACGGAAGTAATAACATAGAGAATGAATTTTTCAAAAGTATTGGAAATTTGACGTCCTTAAAAGCTCTGTCTCTTTCATACTGTCAGATAAATGACACCCTTCCTGCTGCtg ATTGGTCTAAGCTGAAGAAGTTAGAAGAGTTATATCTAATACAAAATGGATTTGAAGGATTTCTTCCCATATCTTTCATTAACATGACATCTCTTCGGATATTGGAACTTTCTCATAATCACTTCATAGGACATTTTGATTCTAACATTGCAACCCTTACATCACTTGAACATTTTGGTTTTACAGAAAACCAATTTGAGATTCCTGTTTCTTTTACACCATTTGCAAATCATTCAAACCTTCAGGTCATCCATGGTAAAGGCAACAAAGTTAGATTGGACTCACAACACAGTTTGCAAACTTGGATTCCAAAATTTCAGTTACAAGAGCTTAGAATGTCTTCAACCATTATGACTAGTTCTTTCCAGCTTCCCAAATTTCTTCTTTATCAAACAAATTTAACTAGTCTAGATTTCAGTAGTTTGAAGTTGAAAGGAGGGTTTCCTCACTGGTTGTTAGAAAACAACACGAAATTGACTGAAGTTGTTTTTGAAAATTGTTCTTTAACTGGTACTATGCAAATACCATTGCGTCCCGTTCGTGAGTTATGGAGTATTGATGTGTCTAACAATATCATAATTGGTGAAATCCCAAGCAAGAATATCAGTTCTATTTATCCAAAATTGAGATATTTAAACATGTCTAAAAATTACATGCGAGGTTCAATTTCTCGTGAGTTTGGCCGAATGAAGTTGCATTCGTTGGATCtttcaaacaaccaattgtcAGGAGAAATACCAGAGGACATATTTGAAGCTAGGCACCAACTTAAATTCTTGAGACTTTCAAATAATAAGTTGGAGGGACCCATTTTTACAATACCCACTAAATTGGAGATTTTATCATTGAATGATAATAACTTTAGTGGTAGACTTTCTAGCAACATTTTTAACACATCCATAGTCTCATTGGATGTAAGCAATAATCATTTGGTAGGAAAGATTTCAAGTCTTCTGAAAAATTTGTCAGGATTATCAGAACTTCGTATGTCCAATAACAACTTTGAAGGATTCATTCCATTAGAATTAACACAACTTGAAGATCTAAAATATTTAGATCTCTCCCAAAATAATTTGATTGGTCTTCTACCATCATTTCGAAATTCTTCTGTGAAATATATCCATTTGAGCAATAATCATTTAACAGGATTTTCCAAAAAAATGTTcattgaaaactcttctttagtgATGCTAGACCTTAGTCACAACGAAATATCTGGTGGCATTCAGGATATGATTGAAGACCTCAGTTATTCAAAGTTGAAATTTCTCCTTTTAAAAGGTAATCATATCACTGGTGATATACCTAAGCAGTTATGTCAGTTGATAGATTTAACCATGCTTGATCTTTCCGACAATAAATTTTCGGGAGAAATTCCTCATTGTTTGGGGACAATGCCTTTTGACAATAAGAATCTTGATCCTTTATTAAAAGCATCCAAGGGAAGGTTTTTTGCTGAAGAATCTATATCTCAAGCACCATTACCATCATCAGAGCATAAGAAAGAGAAAGCAAGTTTCACTTCAAAGAGAAGTACCTATACTTACATAGGAAGCATCCTTGCCTATATGTCTGGAATTGACTTATCTCATAATAAACTAAAGGGGAATATCCCGTATGAGCTTGGAAAATTGACAAGAATTCGAGCATTGAACTTGTCCCATAATAATTTGATTGGACAAATTCCATATTCGTTTTCCAATTTGGTGCAAACAGAGAGTTTAGATCTTTCTTTTAACAAGTTGAGTGGTGAAATTCCTTCTAACCTCATTATCCTAACCTCACTGGAAGTGTTAAGTGTGGCACACAACAACTTATCGGGCCCACTACCAgaacaaaaaaatcaatttgcaaCATTTGATGAGAGTAGCTATGAGAGTAACCCATTTCTTTGTGGACCTCCATTACCAAAGAGTTGTCATCCAGCTCCTAGAGTTATTCCAAATGACTTGGATTTTGACAAAGACAATGATATGTTGGTGGACATGTATGTCTTTTCTGTGAGCTTTGTTGTGTCGTACACATTAGCATTGTTAGCAACTGCAACAACTTTATACATCAATCCCTATTGGAGGCAAGCATGGTTTTACTACATGGAATTGGTCACTTTAAATTGTTACTATTTTATTATGGATAATTTTTTGTAG